One genomic region from Bacillus sp. SLBN-46 encodes:
- a CDS encoding response regulator transcription factor, with product MIRILLVDDHAVVRMGLKMLLNTNPEMEVIGEASEGNEGIKKALKLNPDVVVMDLSMPHGKDGLSATTELKKQKPEINILILTMHDDEEYLFRAIQGGASGCILKSAPHDELMSAIESVAKGDAYLHPSATKRLMEEYLSSMKQDGNDTYNLLSEREKEVLTLTAKGYANKEIAEQLVISVKTVETHKGKLMEKLQMKTRPELVEYAVRKGLLGYGI from the coding sequence GTGATAAGAATCCTGCTGGTTGATGACCATGCTGTAGTTCGAATGGGCTTAAAAATGCTACTAAACACAAATCCAGAAATGGAAGTGATTGGTGAAGCATCGGAAGGTAATGAAGGGATCAAAAAAGCCCTGAAGCTTAATCCAGATGTTGTTGTCATGGATTTGAGTATGCCTCATGGAAAAGATGGGCTCTCGGCAACTACAGAATTAAAAAAGCAAAAGCCTGAGATCAACATTTTAATCTTAACGATGCACGATGATGAAGAATACCTCTTTCGTGCCATTCAAGGTGGAGCATCGGGCTGTATTTTAAAAAGTGCCCCTCACGATGAGCTCATGTCAGCCATTGAATCTGTTGCAAAAGGGGATGCGTATCTTCATCCGTCTGCAACGAAGCGTTTAATGGAAGAATATTTAAGCAGTATGAAACAAGATGGTAATGACACGTATAATCTTTTATCTGAGCGTGAGAAAGAAGTCTTAACCTTGACGGCCAAAGGGTACGCCAATAAAGAAATTGCGGAACAACTTGTCATCAGCGTGAAAACAGTGGAGACCCATAAAGGCAAATTAATGGAAAAACTTCAGATGAAAACGAGACCTGAACTAGTGGAATATGCAGTTAGAAAAGGGTTGTTAGGCTATGGCATATAA
- a CDS encoding WG repeat-containing protein, translated as MYERKRQLVNWIHSCLPAGAELQEVLRYDDLDGDGIIEVFGMYRYHHQLYLFVLKNYGEHYWFYYPLSNEIVNRAIRAFSIPTEERAIYLFPAPIKQVGGTKWGYIDAKGKFVLSAVYDEARDFQENGLAIVRSGDQSGVIDPKRYFIVKPKYDTIQPFSEGRAIVNDRQGTKVIDESGKEITEKAYSVIIPDYKEGRVAAAIEDEHGQYEYGYLNKRGKEVIPLIYVSTSEFKDGKAIVKTKEGTFQLIDLTGNVLKSFPYAFVGHYGQGLLAFKKTEDGKFGFIDEEGRIVIEPRFTDAEPFIGGRAIVAVSDNNQARYGLIDQKGHFVIKPNYNNLINLGENRFAVGKERQPEQPCIKSIYALGDSAGHILTGFIFNEITTFEEGLASVSDDQHTFFIDKSGRRAKHLPLVNGSGTLQIEKTMIKSVVDMRLQYFSLNGDLVWKQNTMIPLTKQYFILEQKYRPNKDYLVYYPQLRGIPNEAAVNASLAKLAGVKPVPSHTQLESNYDGDFELPFYQKDLLVIEITGYDYVSCAAHGMPISKYAHINLKTGTMYQLKDLFKKGSSFVKIISDYIGNKIKTDDQYSYITPDDYHGIKEDQPFFINEAGLNIYFKPYEIAAFAAGFPTFTIPFEELKDNINQNGSFWRSFH; from the coding sequence ATGTATGAGCGTAAGCGTCAACTAGTGAATTGGATTCATTCCTGCCTTCCCGCGGGTGCAGAATTACAAGAGGTCCTTCGATATGATGATTTGGATGGTGATGGAATAATTGAAGTGTTTGGAATGTACCGTTACCATCATCAACTGTATTTGTTTGTGCTGAAAAACTATGGGGAACATTATTGGTTTTATTATCCGCTATCGAATGAAATAGTGAATAGAGCAATCCGAGCGTTCTCTATTCCTACTGAGGAAAGAGCAATTTATCTGTTTCCTGCACCGATCAAACAAGTAGGCGGAACAAAATGGGGCTATATTGATGCAAAAGGAAAATTTGTCCTTTCTGCCGTTTATGATGAGGCTAGAGACTTTCAAGAGAATGGGCTCGCTATCGTTAGATCGGGGGATCAATCAGGTGTGATTGATCCAAAGAGATATTTTATCGTAAAACCAAAATATGATACGATTCAGCCGTTTTCAGAAGGCCGAGCCATTGTTAATGACCGTCAAGGGACTAAGGTCATTGATGAGAGCGGCAAGGAAATCACCGAAAAAGCCTATTCCGTTATTATCCCAGATTATAAGGAAGGGCGCGTCGCAGCAGCGATAGAGGATGAACATGGCCAGTATGAATATGGTTATTTGAACAAAAGAGGTAAGGAAGTCATTCCCTTAATCTATGTTTCTACAAGTGAATTTAAGGATGGAAAAGCAATTGTAAAAACGAAGGAAGGGACCTTTCAGTTAATCGATTTAACTGGAAATGTGCTGAAATCCTTTCCATATGCATTCGTCGGTCATTATGGCCAAGGGTTACTAGCATTCAAGAAAACGGAAGATGGGAAATTTGGATTTATCGATGAAGAAGGTAGGATCGTCATAGAGCCTCGTTTCACTGATGCAGAACCATTTATAGGAGGGCGCGCCATCGTTGCTGTGTCTGACAATAACCAAGCACGCTACGGATTAATTGATCAAAAAGGGCATTTTGTCATAAAACCAAACTACAATAATCTGATCAATCTAGGGGAAAATCGGTTTGCCGTTGGTAAGGAAAGGCAGCCGGAACAGCCCTGTATCAAGTCTATTTATGCGTTGGGGGATTCTGCAGGTCATATTTTAACCGGTTTTATTTTTAATGAAATTACAACCTTTGAAGAAGGGTTGGCTTCTGTATCTGATGACCAACATACTTTCTTTATTGATAAAAGTGGAAGGCGAGCGAAGCACCTGCCATTGGTTAACGGGAGTGGCACATTGCAAATTGAGAAAACAATGATTAAGAGTGTAGTCGATATGCGATTACAATATTTTAGCCTTAACGGTGATTTAGTATGGAAGCAAAACACTATGATTCCCCTAACCAAGCAGTACTTCATTTTAGAACAAAAATATCGACCCAATAAAGATTATTTAGTTTACTATCCACAACTACGAGGTATTCCAAATGAGGCAGCCGTGAATGCATCCTTAGCAAAGCTTGCTGGTGTAAAGCCAGTACCTTCCCATACACAGCTGGAATCCAACTATGATGGTGATTTTGAGCTTCCTTTTTATCAAAAAGATTTACTAGTAATTGAAATTACCGGGTATGATTATGTATCTTGTGCGGCTCATGGTATGCCCATTTCTAAATATGCTCATATCAATCTTAAAACCGGCACCATGTATCAGTTAAAAGATTTGTTCAAAAAAGGGAGCTCGTTCGTAAAAATTATTAGTGACTACATTGGGAACAAAATCAAAACCGATGATCAATATTCTTACATCACACCTGATGATTATCATGGAATAAAGGAAGACCAGCCCTTTTTTATTAATGAGGCAGGATTGAATATTTACTTTAAGCCTTATGAAATTGCTGCTTTTGCTGCGGGATTCCCAACATTTACGATTCCTTTTGAGGAATTAAAGGACAACATTAATCAGAATGGAAGCTTTTGGAGGTCATTTCATTAA
- a CDS encoding glutamine--tRNA ligase/YqeY domain fusion protein, which translates to MDNHTSNFIKDIMIKDLESGKHNKIVTRFPPEPNGYLHIGHAKSIFINFSLADEFNGLTNLRFDDTNPLKEDIEYVNSIKEDVKWLGFEWDNILFASDYFEEMYNRAVLLIKKGLAYVDDLSADEIREYRGTLTEPGKDSPYRTRSIEENLELFEKMRAGEYDNGQKVLRAKIDMSSPNINLRDPVIYRIAHATHHNTGDKWCIYPMYAFAHPLEDAIEGVTHSICTIEFEDQRPLYNWVVEQCEMESTPQQIEFGRLNVTNTVMSKRKLKQLVEEGFVDGWDDPRMPTISGMRRKGFTPESIRAFVRETGIHKGSGAVDSQMLEHFVREDLKLKVPRTMGVINPLKVVITNYPEGQIELLDAEINPENPEMGMRKIPFSREIYIEKDDFMEEPPKKYFRLFPGNEVRLKNAYFITCQEVIKDENGEVVELRCTYDPETKSGTGFTGRKVKGTIHWVESTHAVPAEFRLYEPLILDADKDENDEGKTFLDHVNPNSLEVLQGFVEPNMKESRPQDKFQFFRHGYFNVDPKHTTVDKLVFNRIVSLKSSFKI; encoded by the coding sequence GTGGACAATCACACATCAAATTTTATTAAGGATATTATGATAAAAGATTTAGAATCCGGAAAGCACAATAAAATCGTCACTCGTTTTCCGCCAGAACCGAACGGTTATTTACATATTGGGCATGCTAAATCCATATTTATTAACTTTAGCTTGGCAGATGAGTTTAACGGGTTGACTAATCTACGTTTTGACGATACCAATCCGTTAAAAGAGGATATCGAATATGTAAACTCCATTAAGGAAGATGTGAAATGGCTTGGATTCGAATGGGATAACATATTATTTGCATCCGATTATTTCGAAGAGATGTATAATCGTGCCGTTCTTTTAATTAAAAAAGGACTAGCCTATGTGGATGACTTGTCTGCAGATGAAATTCGTGAATACCGTGGAACATTGACAGAGCCAGGGAAAGACAGTCCTTACCGTACCCGTTCTATTGAAGAAAACCTGGAGTTATTTGAAAAGATGCGTGCGGGTGAATATGATAATGGGCAAAAGGTTCTTCGTGCGAAAATTGATATGTCATCACCAAATATCAATTTACGTGACCCGGTCATTTACCGTATTGCACATGCGACCCATCATAACACAGGTGATAAGTGGTGTATTTACCCTATGTACGCATTTGCTCACCCACTTGAAGATGCGATTGAAGGGGTTACTCACTCCATTTGTACGATCGAATTTGAGGATCAACGCCCTCTTTATAACTGGGTGGTTGAACAATGCGAAATGGAAAGCACACCACAGCAAATTGAGTTTGGCCGTTTGAATGTAACGAATACAGTTATGAGTAAACGTAAACTGAAGCAACTAGTCGAGGAAGGATTTGTTGATGGCTGGGATGACCCGCGAATGCCAACTATTTCTGGGATGAGACGCAAAGGTTTCACACCTGAATCGATTCGTGCGTTTGTTCGTGAAACTGGCATTCATAAGGGTTCCGGTGCGGTTGATTCGCAAATGCTTGAGCATTTTGTTCGTGAGGATTTAAAATTAAAGGTACCACGTACGATGGGTGTCATTAATCCGTTGAAGGTAGTTATCACCAATTATCCAGAAGGTCAAATTGAATTGCTGGATGCGGAAATTAACCCTGAGAATCCTGAAATGGGTATGCGAAAAATCCCATTCTCTCGTGAAATTTATATTGAAAAAGACGATTTTATGGAGGAGCCTCCAAAGAAATACTTCCGTCTGTTCCCTGGCAATGAGGTCCGCCTCAAAAATGCTTATTTTATTACCTGTCAGGAAGTCATTAAGGATGAGAATGGTGAAGTAGTCGAACTTCGATGCACGTACGATCCTGAAACAAAAAGTGGAACAGGATTTACTGGAAGAAAGGTAAAAGGAACGATTCATTGGGTAGAATCTACTCATGCTGTTCCTGCTGAATTCCGCCTTTACGAGCCACTCATCTTGGATGCAGATAAGGATGAAAATGATGAAGGAAAAACTTTCCTTGATCATGTCAATCCAAATTCGCTTGAGGTGTTACAAGGCTTTGTTGAGCCAAACATGAAAGAGAGCAGACCACAGGATAAGTTCCAATTCTTTAGACATGGGTACTTTAACGTGGATCCGAAACATACGACAGTAGATAAGCTTGTGTTTAACCGAATTGTTTCGTTGAAGAGTTCATTTAAAATATAA
- a CDS encoding 4Fe-4S binding protein, which translates to MKSKAWYKKQLKRKPITITRYVVQSVFLLFLLYVGVQFYRFYMHFETLGETTFVERPSAVEGFLPISALVALKVWINSGEFDQIHPAGLVLFTFFVGAGIIFRKSFCSWFCPVGTVSEWTARLGKKIFKRNFEIPTWLAWLLSPIKYLLLLFFLSMVIQMSTYSAKAFLELDYNKVSDVKMLQFFLTIGGTGLTVIAVIFILSLFFKNFWCRFLCPYGALIGLGSIFRITKIRRNEETCTNCEMCTKVCPQRLKVHKVEAVNSLNCTACMSCVEACPVKDTLNMTVVNKKVNKWFIPVAFLVMFILVVGIAKLTGHWDTIISYEEWKQLIPDANYVGH; encoded by the coding sequence ATGAAATCAAAAGCATGGTATAAAAAACAGTTGAAGCGAAAGCCCATTACCATCACAAGATATGTGGTTCAGTCTGTTTTTTTATTGTTTTTACTATATGTAGGTGTGCAGTTCTACCGCTTTTATATGCACTTTGAAACGCTTGGAGAAACTACCTTTGTCGAAAGACCTTCTGCAGTCGAAGGCTTTTTGCCAATCAGTGCACTAGTTGCATTAAAGGTTTGGATTAATAGTGGGGAATTCGATCAGATTCACCCGGCAGGTCTTGTCCTATTTACCTTTTTTGTAGGAGCGGGAATCATCTTCCGTAAATCCTTTTGCAGTTGGTTCTGTCCTGTTGGTACAGTTAGTGAGTGGACAGCAAGACTAGGAAAAAAGATATTTAAAAGGAATTTTGAGATTCCCACGTGGCTGGCATGGCTCTTATCACCTATCAAATATTTATTGCTCTTGTTCTTCTTGAGTATGGTTATACAAATGTCCACCTATAGTGCAAAAGCTTTCCTAGAGTTGGATTATAATAAAGTTTCTGATGTAAAGATGTTGCAATTCTTTTTAACTATTGGCGGAACGGGTTTAACGGTTATTGCAGTGATTTTTATTTTGTCGTTATTCTTTAAAAACTTCTGGTGTCGTTTCCTTTGCCCATATGGTGCATTAATTGGTCTTGGTTCCATATTTAGAATTACAAAGATTCGTAGAAATGAAGAGACCTGCACGAATTGTGAAATGTGTACAAAGGTTTGCCCACAGAGGTTAAAGGTCCATAAGGTGGAAGCAGTTAATTCACTTAACTGCACGGCGTGTATGTCCTGCGTGGAAGCTTGTCCTGTTAAGGATACGTTGAATATGACGGTTGTAAATAAGAAGGTCAACAAATGGTTTATTCCCGTCGCTTTCCTAGTGATGTTTATTTTAGTCGTAGGTATTGCAAAACTAACCGGTCATTGGGATACAATCATTTCTTATGAAGAGTGGAAGCAACTGATTCCAGATGCTAATTATGTTGGACATTAA
- a CDS encoding PAS domain-containing protein, which produces MEKEIDQPADKLADLELELKRSMQELVDIKFALDESSIVAITDSRGTITYVNDKFCHISKYSREELMGNDHRILNSGYHSKEFFREMWRTIGNGNVWKGEIYNKAKNGEYYWVDTTIVPFLNEQGKPYQYLAIRYEVTARKRVEQELQKMMTTIIDVQEEERKRFSRNLHDGIGQNLYSHLITINRLMAELDHPLLQQMQKEATQLIEEIREISWELRPSVLDDLGLVPAIRSFLSRFSDHYNIDVYFDCVLNRRLNINIELTIYRIIQEALTNIRKYAEVSKAKVTIREMDDHIRVMIEDQGVGFDRNNQSSGVGHFSMDERARSVNGELTIVSSPGKGTKIILEVPILISK; this is translated from the coding sequence ATGGAAAAAGAAATAGACCAGCCTGCAGACAAGCTAGCAGACCTTGAGTTAGAATTAAAACGATCCATGCAGGAATTGGTAGATATAAAGTTTGCTCTGGATGAATCTTCAATCGTTGCCATCACGGATTCACGTGGGACTATTACATATGTAAACGATAAATTCTGCCATATCTCTAAATACTCTAGAGAAGAGTTAATGGGCAATGATCATCGAATCCTAAATTCTGGGTATCATTCTAAGGAATTTTTCAGAGAGATGTGGAGGACCATCGGAAACGGAAACGTTTGGAAGGGTGAAATCTATAATAAGGCGAAAAATGGTGAGTATTATTGGGTAGATACGACCATCGTTCCTTTTTTAAACGAGCAGGGGAAGCCTTACCAATATTTAGCTATTCGCTATGAAGTAACGGCAAGGAAAAGGGTAGAACAGGAACTTCAAAAAATGATGACAACGATTATTGATGTGCAGGAGGAGGAGAGAAAGCGGTTCTCTAGAAACTTGCACGATGGCATCGGACAAAACCTTTACAGTCATCTAATTACGATTAATCGTTTAATGGCTGAACTCGATCATCCATTGCTTCAGCAAATGCAAAAAGAAGCGACTCAATTAATTGAAGAGATTCGCGAGATTTCTTGGGAACTTCGGCCATCAGTCCTTGATGACCTAGGATTAGTGCCAGCGATTCGTTCTTTCCTTTCCCGCTTTTCTGACCATTACAATATTGACGTATATTTTGATTGTGTCTTAAATCGCCGACTCAACATTAATATTGAGCTGACGATTTATCGGATTATTCAGGAGGCACTAACAAATATCAGAAAGTATGCTGAGGTTTCTAAGGCAAAGGTGACAATTAGAGAAATGGATGACCATATCAGGGTGATGATTGAAGACCAGGGTGTAGGCTTCGATAGGAATAATCAGTCCTCTGGGGTGGGACATTTCAGTATGGATGAGCGCGCCCGGTCTGTGAACGGTGAACTGACCATCGTTTCATCACCTGGAAAGGGAACGAAGATTATTTTAGAAGTTCCAATTTTAATAAGCAAATAG
- the brnQ gene encoding branched-chain amino acid transport system II carrier protein translates to MKKKDTLFVGLMLFSMFFGAGNLIFPPFLGMGSGTSFWPAIIGFIITAVGLPLLVLTAIALVKDGVNTLGSRVHPWFGPIFTVVVYLSIGPFFGVPRNANVAFEMGFKPFLGHVSASQSMLLVGFTAVFFLLVYLLSLNPSKVVDYMGRFITPTLLLSIVVLCVTGFLKLDQPLQAPVENYQSASLFKGFIDGYSTMDALAALAFGIVVLTTLKQKGVSSKKELTSYTVKAGLVAGTALALVYVAIGLLGAKMAGYGTFDNGTAILSSASTLLLGNSGKVLLGVIFTLACFTTCVGLTIACGQYFSKVAPKLSYRLVVTLVTVASFLIANLGLNQIITISVPFLVMAYPLTIVLVTLAFFHRFFGGSQKVYALSMLFTGLVSLFDGLKMFGVKMSFLEAFMSSLPFASVGLSWVVPALVGALVGLVWEKFRRTSSPSEARDLGKVA, encoded by the coding sequence ATGAAGAAGAAGGATACGTTATTTGTAGGTTTAATGCTATTTTCCATGTTTTTTGGAGCGGGGAACTTAATTTTCCCACCCTTTTTAGGAATGGGCTCTGGAACTTCTTTTTGGCCGGCCATCATTGGATTTATTATTACCGCTGTGGGACTTCCACTGTTAGTTCTAACGGCAATTGCACTAGTGAAAGACGGTGTAAACACACTCGGCAGCCGGGTTCACCCGTGGTTTGGTCCTATTTTTACCGTTGTCGTTTATTTATCAATCGGACCGTTCTTCGGTGTACCTAGAAATGCGAATGTTGCTTTTGAAATGGGATTCAAACCTTTTCTCGGTCATGTATCTGCTAGTCAATCCATGCTATTAGTAGGTTTTACAGCAGTTTTCTTCTTGCTAGTCTACTTACTAAGCTTAAATCCATCTAAAGTCGTTGATTACATGGGCCGCTTTATTACACCAACACTGTTATTATCCATTGTTGTCCTGTGTGTCACCGGCTTTCTAAAGTTAGATCAACCATTACAAGCACCGGTAGAAAATTATCAATCTGCGTCCCTTTTCAAAGGCTTTATCGATGGCTACTCTACAATGGACGCCTTAGCCGCCCTTGCCTTTGGGATTGTTGTTTTAACTACACTTAAACAAAAAGGTGTATCTAGCAAAAAAGAACTAACTTCTTATACAGTTAAAGCTGGCTTGGTTGCCGGTACAGCACTTGCTCTTGTTTATGTCGCCATTGGTTTATTGGGTGCAAAAATGGCTGGTTACGGTACATTTGATAATGGAACGGCTATTCTTTCCTCCGCATCCACACTTTTGTTAGGCAATAGCGGAAAAGTCCTTCTTGGAGTCATTTTTACACTTGCCTGCTTTACAACCTGCGTCGGCTTAACTATTGCATGTGGTCAGTATTTTTCAAAGGTGGCACCGAAGCTTAGTTACCGTTTAGTGGTTACATTAGTTACAGTAGCAAGCTTTTTAATCGCCAATCTTGGGTTAAACCAAATCATTACGATTTCTGTTCCATTCTTGGTTATGGCTTACCCGTTAACCATTGTTCTAGTTACACTTGCCTTTTTCCATCGCTTCTTCGGCGGTTCACAAAAGGTGTATGCCCTGTCCATGCTTTTTACAGGATTGGTTAGTTTATTTGATGGTTTAAAAATGTTTGGAGTAAAGATGAGTTTCTTAGAAGCATTTATGAGCAGTTTACCATTTGCTTCTGTGGGCTTAAGCTGGGTTGTCCCTGCCCTTGTCGGCGCCTTAGTTGGATTGGTTTGGGAAAAGTTCCGTCGCACTTCATCACCTAGCGAAGCACGTGATTTAGGGAAAGTCGCATAA
- a CDS encoding GAF domain-containing protein — MNEIKEIPAVIEVCNQLLTAVNCDFVALALQNEVGPDVRWHYASGNLNEKYKRITVRFGKGIAGKIISSGSPMMMTDFPNGILGKVTDHPIMLAEKLVSAYAVPLFFNSVPKGVLLIGNRESTVFTEAEQQKVYDSAITLEEILKDQILL; from the coding sequence ATGAATGAGATAAAAGAAATTCCCGCGGTGATTGAGGTATGTAATCAGCTATTGACTGCGGTTAATTGCGATTTTGTTGCCCTGGCCCTACAAAATGAAGTGGGTCCTGATGTAAGGTGGCATTATGCATCAGGCAATCTAAATGAGAAATACAAAAGAATAACCGTTCGTTTTGGAAAGGGTATCGCTGGAAAAATTATCTCAAGTGGCAGTCCAATGATGATGACTGATTTTCCAAACGGCATCCTTGGAAAAGTGACCGACCATCCCATTATGCTTGCTGAAAAACTTGTATCCGCCTACGCAGTCCCTTTATTTTTTAATTCTGTTCCAAAAGGGGTATTGCTCATCGGAAATAGAGAATCAACCGTTTTTACTGAAGCTGAGCAGCAAAAGGTATATGATTCCGCAATAACCTTGGAAGAGATATTAAAGGACCAGATCCTATTATAG
- a CDS encoding Rieske 2Fe-2S domain-containing protein — MTDKNNKIPFEEDNYTHNINRNNERKLDRRGFMKTLVGAAGVFAVSSLPWGVLAAKELNGLGDKKYPKQKIVDVKALPIGDAIDFAFPGEHDSAILIRLSDNKYVAYQNACTHLRCPVFWKKDEGEMLCPCHHGKFDVETGAPIAGPPRRPLPEIYVKVENGTVYAVGVKRYEA, encoded by the coding sequence ATGACAGATAAGAATAATAAAATCCCGTTCGAAGAAGATAACTATACTCATAATATAAACCGCAATAACGAAAGAAAATTAGACCGTCGTGGATTTATGAAAACACTGGTTGGCGCTGCTGGAGTATTCGCCGTTTCCTCTCTTCCATGGGGAGTATTAGCAGCAAAAGAATTGAATGGGTTAGGAGACAAAAAATATCCAAAGCAGAAAATTGTTGATGTAAAGGCATTACCAATTGGAGATGCGATTGACTTTGCGTTTCCTGGTGAACATGACAGCGCGATTTTAATCAGACTGTCTGACAATAAATACGTTGCCTACCAAAATGCTTGTACACATCTTCGTTGTCCTGTGTTTTGGAAAAAGGATGAAGGCGAAATGCTATGTCCGTGCCACCATGGTAAATTTGACGTAGAAACGGGTGCGCCAATTGCCGGGCCGCCTAGACGACCACTTCCTGAAATTTATGTAAAAGTGGAAAACGGTACTGTTTATGCCGTGGGGGTGAAGCGTTATGAAGCGTAG
- a CDS encoding Gfo/Idh/MocA family oxidoreductase — MINFATVGTGWITDSFIQAAQLSGKFQLVGVHSRTEGKAKQMADKHQAAHFYTNLEEMANSEEIQAVYIASPNSLHFEQALIFLKNKKHVICEKPIFSNTAELELAYKTAEENGVYLVEAIRNIHTPNFHILKEKLGMAGDLRSAMLPYIGYSSRYDLVLQGEEPNIFSAVYSGGALVDLGVYPLYLAVCLFGEPRKVTYHPVILRTGVDGSGTLVLEYEGFVCTILCSKISHSELPCEIHGEKGSFLLEDAAPISEIKFIDSHSKDSQILSVDQEEQNMIYECLSFANVIETKNNEEYTRLKNWSQIVLRITEEARKQNNIIFSIEK; from the coding sequence ATGATTAACTTTGCTACAGTTGGTACAGGATGGATCACGGACTCTTTTATCCAAGCCGCACAGCTCAGTGGGAAGTTCCAGTTAGTAGGGGTTCATTCCCGCACAGAAGGGAAAGCGAAGCAGATGGCCGACAAGCATCAGGCTGCTCATTTTTATACAAATCTAGAGGAGATGGCCAATAGTGAAGAAATTCAAGCAGTCTATATTGCCTCTCCTAATTCTCTTCACTTCGAACAAGCGCTAATTTTTTTGAAAAATAAAAAGCATGTTATCTGTGAAAAACCTATTTTTTCAAATACGGCTGAATTGGAATTGGCGTACAAGACGGCAGAGGAAAATGGCGTTTACTTAGTTGAAGCCATCCGTAATATTCATACACCTAATTTCCATATTTTAAAGGAAAAATTAGGAATGGCTGGGGACCTGCGAAGTGCCATGTTACCCTATATCGGTTATTCATCTCGTTATGATTTGGTGTTACAAGGGGAAGAGCCGAATATCTTCTCCGCTGTCTATTCAGGGGGAGCACTTGTTGATTTAGGTGTTTATCCACTTTATTTAGCCGTTTGTTTATTTGGTGAGCCAAGAAAGGTGACTTATCATCCAGTGATATTAAGAACTGGAGTGGATGGCAGCGGCACACTTGTATTAGAGTATGAAGGTTTTGTATGTACCATCCTTTGCTCTAAAATATCCCATTCAGAGCTTCCTTGTGAAATTCATGGCGAAAAGGGAAGTTTCTTACTCGAAGATGCGGCACCGATTTCAGAAATTAAATTTATTGACAGCCATTCGAAAGACAGTCAAATTTTGAGTGTAGATCAAGAAGAGCAAAACATGATCTATGAATGTTTAAGTTTTGCCAATGTCATTGAAACGAAGAATAATGAAGAATATACTCGTTTGAAAAATTGGAGTCAGATCGTCCTTCGTATCACAGAAGAAGCACGTAAACAGAATAATATTATTTTTTCTATAGAAAAGTAA
- a CDS encoding ATP-binding protein, with protein MDQLRSKQQQISSYIIQSQEEEIKRIALELHEGVGQNLYSIFTGLQYIETGANEPFLKNYVREMSQLIEKTIQEIRLLSVELHPPTLTTLGLLSAMKSYIKLYTSTFGILVDLESTGKEKDIPEKTSITVFRVCQEALANIAKYADTCNVKMNFIWFEDMLKITINDYGKGFRTEEHDENHPSSGLEAMKERMLLTGGQCNISSKIGEGTCIELSLPLLNRE; from the coding sequence ATGGATCAATTGAGATCAAAACAGCAGCAGATCAGCTCATATATTATTCAGTCACAAGAAGAAGAAATTAAACGAATCGCATTGGAGCTGCACGAAGGCGTCGGACAAAATCTGTATAGTATATTTACCGGGTTACAGTATATTGAAACAGGTGCAAACGAACCGTTCCTGAAAAATTATGTCCGCGAAATGTCGCAGTTGATAGAGAAGACAATCCAGGAAATAAGGCTGCTGTCTGTGGAATTGCATCCGCCTACCCTAACCACTCTCGGTTTACTTTCCGCAATGAAGAGCTATATTAAATTATATACTTCCACCTTTGGAATTCTTGTAGACCTAGAATCCACAGGTAAAGAGAAAGACATTCCAGAGAAAACGAGTATTACAGTATTTCGTGTATGCCAAGAGGCGCTTGCGAATATTGCCAAATATGCAGATACCTGCAATGTGAAAATGAATTTTATTTGGTTTGAAGATATGCTAAAAATCACAATTAATGATTATGGCAAAGGATTTCGAACAGAGGAGCATGACGAAAATCATCCATCATCAGGGCTTGAAGCTATGAAAGAAAGAATGCTTCTAACTGGCGGACAGTGTAACATTTCCTCTAAAATAGGAGAAGGAACATGTATAGAACTATCTCTTCCGTTATTAAATAGGGAATAA